From a region of the Georgenia yuyongxinii genome:
- the ctaD gene encoding aa3-type cytochrome oxidase subunit I, translating into MATVTGPRVEAVPGLAPHRQQWGRTILKWITSTDHKVIGYMYLITSFGFFMIGGVLALLIRAELFAPGIQIVQSHEQYNQLFTMHGTIMMLLFATPLFVGFGNVLVPVQIGAPDVAFPRLNMFAYWLFLFGGLIVIAGFLTPKGAASFGWTAYMPLSGPLFSPGLGGDLWVLGLAMTGFGTIFASVNFLATVITLRAPGMTMFRMPIFTWNITITSLLALMAFPVLAAALFGMAVDRVLGGQIYNPEAGGALLYQHLFWFFGHPEVYIIALPFFGIVTEVIPVFSRKPIFGYKGLVFATIAIAALSMTVWAHHMFTTGGVALSFFSLMTMLIAVPTGVKFFNWIGTLWRGKLTFETPMLFTLGFLVTFLFGGLTGIIIASPPMDFQVHDTYFIVAHFHYVVFGTVVFAMYAGFYFWWPKFTGRMLNERLGKISFWLLFIGFHTTFLIQHWLGAQGMPRRYADYMPEDGFTVYNQISTVGSVLIALSTLPFLWNVYITQRGPRTVHVADPWGFGNSLEWATASPFPRHNFTFLPRIRSERPAFDLNHPEVAALDVTAPNQDALESALAGPETKGRAAVVRERIDRKNYPGEPPGSAL; encoded by the coding sequence ATGGCCACCGTCACCGGCCCCCGGGTGGAGGCCGTCCCGGGTCTGGCGCCGCACCGCCAGCAGTGGGGCCGCACGATCCTGAAGTGGATCACCTCCACCGACCACAAGGTGATCGGGTACATGTACCTCATCACCTCGTTCGGGTTCTTCATGATCGGCGGTGTCCTGGCCCTGCTGATCCGGGCTGAGCTGTTCGCCCCGGGGATCCAGATCGTGCAGTCCCACGAGCAGTACAACCAGCTGTTCACGATGCACGGCACGATCATGATGCTGCTCTTCGCGACGCCGCTGTTCGTGGGGTTCGGCAACGTGCTCGTGCCCGTGCAGATCGGCGCGCCGGACGTGGCGTTCCCGCGGTTGAACATGTTCGCGTACTGGCTGTTCCTCTTCGGTGGCCTCATCGTGATCGCGGGCTTCCTCACCCCCAAGGGGGCCGCGAGCTTCGGCTGGACCGCCTACATGCCGCTGTCCGGGCCGCTGTTCTCACCCGGGCTCGGCGGTGACCTGTGGGTCCTCGGCCTGGCGATGACGGGCTTCGGCACGATCTTTGCCTCCGTGAACTTCCTCGCCACCGTCATCACCCTGCGGGCGCCGGGCATGACGATGTTCCGGATGCCGATCTTCACCTGGAACATCACCATCACCTCGTTGCTGGCGCTCATGGCCTTCCCGGTGCTCGCCGCGGCCCTGTTCGGTATGGCGGTGGACCGGGTGCTCGGCGGCCAGATCTACAACCCCGAGGCGGGCGGGGCGTTGCTCTACCAGCACCTGTTCTGGTTCTTCGGGCACCCCGAGGTCTACATCATCGCGCTGCCGTTCTTCGGGATCGTCACCGAGGTGATCCCGGTGTTCTCCCGCAAGCCGATCTTCGGCTACAAGGGCCTGGTCTTCGCCACGATCGCCATCGCCGCGCTGTCCATGACGGTGTGGGCGCACCACATGTTCACCACCGGCGGCGTGGCCCTGAGCTTCTTCTCGCTGATGACGATGCTGATCGCGGTGCCCACCGGGGTGAAGTTCTTCAACTGGATCGGCACCCTGTGGCGCGGGAAGCTCACGTTCGAGACGCCGATGCTGTTCACGCTCGGCTTCCTGGTGACGTTCCTGTTCGGCGGGCTGACCGGCATCATCATCGCAAGCCCGCCGATGGACTTCCAGGTCCACGACACGTACTTCATCGTCGCCCACTTCCACTACGTCGTCTTCGGCACCGTGGTGTTCGCGATGTACGCGGGCTTCTACTTCTGGTGGCCGAAGTTCACCGGCCGCATGCTCAACGAGCGGTTGGGCAAGATCAGCTTCTGGCTGTTGTTCATCGGGTTCCACACCACGTTCCTCATCCAGCACTGGCTCGGCGCACAGGGCATGCCGCGCCGCTACGCGGACTACATGCCCGAGGACGGGTTCACCGTCTACAACCAGATTTCCACCGTGGGGTCGGTGCTCATCGCACTGTCCACGTTGCCGTTCCTGTGGAACGTCTACATCACCCAGCGTGGCCCGCGCACCGTCCACGTGGCCGACCCCTGGGGCTTCGGCAACTCCCTGGAATGGGCGACCGCCTCGCCGTTCCCGCGGCACAACTTCACGTTCCTGCCGCGCATCCGCTCCGAGCGGCCGGCCTTCGACCTGAACCACCCGGAGGTCGCGGCCCTCGACGTCACGGCGCCGAACCAGGACGCGCTCGAGTCGGCACTCGCGGGCCCCGAGACCAAGGGCCGGGCCGCGGTGGTGCGCGAGCGTATCGACCGCAAGAACTACCCCGGGGAACCGCCCGGCAGCGCGCTCTAG
- a CDS encoding NAD(P)/FAD-dependent oxidoreductase has protein sequence MIDLVVAGGGPAGLATALHAARAGMSVEVREPRAGTIDKACGEGLMPAAVARLARLGVDPPGRPLRGIRYLAGGTTAEAPFPGAPGRGVRRLALHGALLAAVEAAGVRIEPRAVGEVRQDDGAVLVDGTPARYLVAADGLHSPLRRSLGLDVPSRGPRRYGLRRHVGIAPWTDLVEVHWAEHAEAYVTPVGEDEVGVAILTARRLPYDRHLAAFPELRERLAGEPTSAVRGAGPLRQRARSRVAGRVLLVGDAGGYVDALTGEGISLALAQAEAAVRALAAGRPQDYEARWRQIGRRYRLLTETLLLAASAPPTRRALVPAARALPAVFTAAVAELGRPDVPTIPSVGRRRYPRRRRGGSPPCGPTAGP, from the coding sequence ATGATCGACCTCGTCGTCGCCGGCGGCGGGCCGGCCGGGCTGGCCACCGCCCTGCACGCCGCCCGGGCCGGGATGAGCGTGGAGGTGCGCGAGCCCCGCGCCGGCACCATCGACAAGGCCTGCGGCGAGGGCCTGATGCCGGCCGCCGTCGCCCGGCTCGCCCGGCTGGGTGTGGACCCGCCGGGCCGGCCGCTCCGCGGCATCCGCTACCTGGCCGGCGGCACCACGGCGGAGGCCCCGTTCCCGGGCGCACCGGGCCGCGGCGTGCGCCGTCTGGCCCTGCACGGCGCGCTGCTCGCGGCGGTCGAGGCGGCCGGGGTGCGGATCGAGCCGCGCGCCGTCGGCGAGGTACGCCAGGACGACGGCGCGGTCCTGGTCGACGGCACGCCCGCGCGGTACCTGGTCGCCGCAGACGGGCTGCACTCGCCGCTGCGTCGCAGCCTCGGGCTGGACGTGCCGAGCCGTGGCCCCCGCCGGTACGGGCTGCGCCGCCACGTCGGGATCGCGCCGTGGACGGACCTGGTCGAGGTGCACTGGGCCGAGCACGCCGAGGCGTACGTGACCCCGGTGGGCGAGGACGAGGTCGGCGTCGCGATCCTCACCGCCCGGCGCCTGCCCTACGACCGGCACCTCGCCGCGTTCCCCGAGCTGCGCGAGCGGCTGGCCGGGGAGCCGACGTCCGCCGTGCGCGGTGCCGGGCCGCTGCGCCAGCGTGCGCGGTCCCGGGTGGCCGGCCGGGTGCTGCTGGTGGGCGATGCCGGCGGGTACGTCGACGCCCTGACGGGCGAGGGCATCTCGCTCGCGCTCGCCCAGGCCGAGGCCGCCGTCCGCGCCCTCGCCGCCGGCCGGCCGCAGGACTACGAGGCGCGGTGGCGCCAGATCGGGCGCCGATACCGCCTGCTCACCGAGACGCTGCTGCTCGCCGCCTCCGCCCCGCCGACGCGCCGCGCCCTGGTCCCCGCCGCCCGCGCGCTGCCGGCGGTCTTCACCGCCGCCGTCGCCGAGCTGGGCCGCCCTGACGTCCCCACCATTCCCTCTGTCGGTCGGCGGCGATATCCTCGCCGAAGGCGGGGTGGCAGCCCGCCTTGCGGGCCCACGGCGGGGCCGTAG